The following are encoded in a window of Drosophila simulans strain w501 chromosome 3L, Prin_Dsim_3.1, whole genome shotgun sequence genomic DNA:
- the LOC6737002 gene encoding laminin subunit alpha has translation MGHEVASIGALLVILALSYCQAELTPPYFNLATGRKIYATATCGQDTDGPELYCKLVGANTEHDHIDYSVIQGQVCDYCDPSVPERNHPPENAIDGTEAWWQSPPLSRGMKFNEVNLTINFEQEFHVAYLFIRMGNSPRPGLWTLEKSTDYGKTWTPWQHFSDTPADCETYFGKDTYKPITRDDDVICTTEYSKIVPLENGEIPVMLLNERPSSTNYFNSTVLQEWTRATNVRIRLLRTKNLLGHLMSVARQDPTVTRRYFYSIKDISIGGRCMCNGHADTCDVKDPKSPVRILACRCQHHTCGIQCNECCPGFEQKKWRQNTNARPFNCEPCNCHGHSNECKYDEEVNRKGLSLDIHGHYDGGGVCQNCQHNTVGINCNKCKPKYYRPKGKHWNETDVCSPCQCDYFFSTGHCEEETGNCECRAAFQPPSCDSCAYGYYGYPNCRECECNLNGTNGYHCEAESGQQCPCKINFAGAYCKQCAEGYYGFPECKACECNKIGSITNDCNVTTGECKCLTNFGGDNCERCKHGYFNYPTCSYCDCDNQGTESEICNKQSGQCICREGFGGPRCDQCLPGFYNYPDCKPCNCSSTGSSAITCDNTGKCNCLNNFAGKQCTLCTAGYYSYPDCLPCHCDSHGSQGVSCNSDGQCLCQPNFDGRQCDSCKEGFYNFPSCEDCNCDPAGVIDKFAGCGSVPVGELCKCKERVTGRICNECKPLYWNLNISNTEGCEICDCWTDGTISALDTCTSKSGQCPCKPHTQGRRCQECRDGTFDLDSASLFGCKDCSCDVGGSWQSVCDKISGQCKCHPRITGLACTQPLTTHFFPTLHQFQYEYEDGSLPSGTQVRYDYDEAAFPGFSSKGYVVFNAIQNDVRNEVNVFKSSLYRIVLRYVNPNAENVTATISVTSDNPLEVDQHVKVLLQPTSEPQFVTVAGPLGVKPSAIVLDPGRYVFTTKANKNVMLDYFVLLPAAYYEAGILTRHISNPCELGNMELCRHYKYASVEVFSPAATPFVIGENSKPTNPVEVYTDPEHLQIVSHVGDIPVLSGSQNELHYIVDVPRSGRYIFVIDYISDRNFPDSYYINLKLKDNPDSETSVLLYPCLYSTICRTSVNEDGMEKSFYINKEDLQPVIISADIEDGSRFPIISVTAIPVEQWSIDYINPSPVCVIHDQQCATPKFRSVPDSKKIEFETDHEDRIATNKPPYASLDERVKLVHLDSQNEATIVIESKVDATKPNLFVILVKYYQPSHPKYQVYYTLTAGKNQYDGKFDIQHCPSSSGCRGVIRPAGEGSFEIDDEFKFTITTDRSQSVWLDYLVVVPLKQYNDDLLVEETFDQTKEFIQNCGHDHFHITHNASDFCKKSVFSLTADYNSGALPCNCDYAGSTSFECHPFGGQCQCKPNVIERTCGACRSRYYGFPDCKPCKCPNSAMCEPTTGECMCPPNVIGDLCEKCAPNTYGFHQVIGCEECACNPMGIANGNSQCDLFNGTCECRQNIEGRACDVCSNGYFNFPHCEQCSCHKPGTELEVCDKIDGACFCKKNVVGRDCDQCVDGTYNLQESNPDGCTTCFCFGKTSRCDSAYLRVYNVSLLKHVSISTPEFREESVKFEMWPVPAEEILLNETTLKADFTLREVNDERPAYFGVLDYLLNQNNHISAYGGDLAYTLHFTSGFDGKYIVAPDVILFSEHNVLVHTSYEQPNRNEPFTNRVNIVESNFQTVSGKPVSRADFMMVLRDLKVIFIRANYWEQTLVTHLADVYLTLADEDADGTGEYQFLAVERCSCPPGYSGHSCEDCAPGYYRDPSGPYGGYCIPCECNGHSETCDCATGICSKCQHGTEGDHCERCVSGYYGNATNGTPGDCMICACPLPFDSNNFATSCEISESGDQIHCECKPGYTGPRCESCANGFYGEPESIGQVCKPCECSGNINPEDQGSCDTRTGECLRCLNNTFGAACNLCAPGFYGDAIKLKNCQSCDCDDLGTQTCDPFVGVCTCHENVIGDRCDRCKPDHYGFESGVGCRACDCGAASNSTQCDPHTGHCACKSGVTGRQCDRCAVDHWKYEKDGCTPCNCNQGYSRGFGCNPNTGKCQCLPGVIGDRCDACPNRWVLIKDEGCQECNNCHHALLDVTDRMRYQIDSVLEDFNSVTLAFFTSQKLNYYDQLADELEPKVKELDPNSVDLSPSKKANSELESDAKSYAKQVNQTLANALDIRERSSTTLGNITVAYDEAVKSADQAKEAIASVEALSKNLEAAASTKIDAALEQAQHILGQINGTSIELAPNEQVLEKARKLYEEVNNLVLPIKEQNKSLNALKNDIGEFSDHLEDLFNWSEASQAKSADVERRNVANQKAFDNSKFDTVSDQKLQAEKNIFDAGNFLINGDLTLSQINQKLDNLRDALTELNSVNKNVDEELPVREDQHKEADALTDQAEQKAAELAIKAQDLAAQYTDMTASAEPAIKAATAYSGIVEAVEAAQKLSQDAISAAGNATDKTDGIEERAHLADTGSTDLLQRARQSLQKVQDDLEPRLNASAGKVQKISAVNNATEHQLKDINKLIDQLPAESQRDMWKNSNANASDALEILKNVLEILEPVSVQTPKELEKAHGINRDLDLTNKDVSQANKQLDDVEGSVSKLNELAEDIEEQQHRVGSQSRQLGQEIENLKAQVEAARQLANSIKVGVNFKPSTILELKTPEKTKLLATRTNLSTYFRTTEPSGFLLYLGNDNKTAQKNNDFVAVEIVNGYPILTIDLGNGPERITSDKYVADGRWYQAVVDRMGPNAKLTIREELPNGDVVEHSKSGYLEGSQNILHVDKNSRLFVGGYPGISDFNAPPDLTTNSFSGDIEDLKIGDESVGLWNFVYGDDNDQGARERDVLLEKKKPVTGLRFKGNGYVQLNATSNLKSRSSVQFSFKADKDTSNGLLFFYGRDKHYMSIEMIDGAIFFNISLGEGGGVQSGSQDRYNDNQWHKVQAERENRNGLLKVDDIVISRTNAPLEADLELPKLRRLYFGGHPRRLNTSISLQPNFDGCIDNVVINQGVVDLTEYVAGGGVEEGCSAKFSTVVSYAPHEYGFLRMNNVSSDNNLHVVLHFKTTQPNGVLFYAASHDQSSTIGLSLQDGLLKLNSMGSQLVIDDRILNDGEDHVVTVQHTQGELRLSVDDVDNKRLGSPQPLILEGGDIFFAGLPDNYRTPRNALASLAYFVGCISDVTVNEEIINFANSAEKKNGNINSCPPHVLAYEPSLVPSYYPSGDNEVESPWSNADTLPPLKPDIETTLPPTTPTTTTTTTTTTTTTTTTSTTTTTTTPSPIVIDEEKEIEAKTPQKTLTTRPPAKLNLPSDERCKLPEQPNFDVDFAEAGYRFYGLREQRLQINSLPVKVRRHHDIGISFRTERPNGLLIYAGSKQRDDFIAVYLLDGRVTYEIRVGAQLQAKITSEAELNDGTWHTVEVVRTQRKVSLLIDKLEQPGSVDLNAERSAPVLAVELPIYLGGVNKFLESEVKNLTDFKTEVPFFNGCLKNIKFDAMDLETPPEEFGVVPCSEQVERGLFFNNQKAFVKIFDHFDVGTEMKISFDFRPRDPNGLLFSVHGKNSYAILELVDNTLYFTVKTDLKNIVSTNYKLPNNESFCDGKTRNVQAIKSKFVINIAVDFISSNPGVGNEGSVITRTNRPLFFGGHVAFQRAPGIKTKKSFKGCISKVEVNQRMINITPNMVVGDIWQGYCPLN, from the exons ATGGGGCACGAAGTGGCCTCCATTGGGGCTCTGCTAGTGATCCTGGCCCTTTCCTATTGCCAGGCGGAGCTAACGCCACCATATTTCAATCTGGCCACCGGCAGGAAGATTTATGCCACAGCTACGTGTGGACAGGATACGGATGGACCCGAGCTCTACTGTAAACTAGTGGGAGCCAATACGGAACACGATCACATCGACTATTCAGTTATCCAGGGACAG GTCTGCGATTACTGCGATCCCTCGGTGCCGGAGAGGAATCATCCGCCAGAGAACGCGATCGATGGCACCGAGGCCTGGTGGCAGAGTCCTCCGCTGTCCAGGGGCATGAAATTCAATGAAGTCAATTTGACCATCAACTTCGAACAG GAATTCCATGTAGCCTATTTGTTCATTCGCATGGGCAACTCCCCTCGTCCGGGTCTCTGGACGCTGGAGAAGTCCACGGATTATGGCAAGACCTGGACGCCTTGGCAGCACTTTTCCGATACACCCGCCGATTGTGAGACGTACTTTGGCAAGGACACATACAAGCCAATTACCCGCGACGACGACGTCATCTGCACCACTGAATACTCAAAGATTGTGCCGCTGGAGAACGGCGAGATTCCCGTGATGCTGCTCAATGAGCGACCCAGCTCCACCAACTACTTCAACTCAACGGTGCTGCAGGAATGGACTCGTGCCACTAACGTCAGGATTCGTCTGCTTCGCACCAAGAATCTTTTGGGACATTTGATGTCTGTGGCTCGACAAGATCCCACGGTGACGCGTCGCTACTTCTACTCGATCAAGGACATCTCGATCGGAGGAAGGTGCATGTGCAACGGACACGCCGACACCTGTGACGTCAAGGACCCGAAGAGCCCAGTCCGCATCCTCGCATGCCGTTGCCAGCATCACACGTGCGGCATCCAGTGTAACGAGTGCTGCCCTGGATTCGAGCAGAAAAAGTGGCGCCAAAACACCAATGCCCGACCATTCAACTGCGAAC CCTGCAACTGTCATGGTCACAGCAACGAGTGCAAGTACGATGAGGAAGTGAACCGGAAGGGACTCTCCCTGGACATTCACGGACACTAcgatggtggtggtgtttGCCAGAATTGTCAGCACAATACCGTGGGAATTAACTGCAACAAGTGCAAGCCGAAATACTATAGACCCAAGGGCAAGCACTGGAACGAGACCGATGTCTGCAGCC CCTGCCAATGTGACTACTTCTTCTCCACCGGACACTGCGAGGAGGAGACCGGAAACTGTGAGTGCCGTGCTGCCTTCCAGCCGCCAAGCTGCGACTCCTGCGCGTATGGATACTATGGTTACCCCAATTGCCGGGAATGCGAATGCAATCTCAATGGAACCAACGGCTACCACTGCGAGGCGGAAAGCGGACAGCAGTGCCCGTGCAAGATCAACTTTGCGGGGGCCTACTGTAAGCAGTGCGCCGAGGGATACTACGGATTCCCCGAGTGCAAGGCCTGCGAGTGCAACAAGATCGGCTCGATTACCAACGACTGCAACGTGACCACTGGAGAGTGCAAGTGCTTGACCAATTTCGGAGGCGACAACTGCGAGCGCTGCAAGCACGGATACTTCAACTACCCCACTTGCTCAT ACTGCGACTGTGACAACCAGGGCACAGAGTCGGAAATCTGCAACAAGCAGTCTGGCCAGTGTATCTGCCGTGAAGGTTTTGGAGGCCCAAGATGCGATCAGTGCTTGCCAGGATTCTACAACTATCCGGACTGCAAGCCCTGCAACTGCTCCAGCACGGGTAGCTCGGCGATCACCTGCGACAACACCGGCAAATGTAACTGCCTCAACAACTTTGCCGGGAAACAGTGCACGCTCTGTACTGCCGGATACTACAGCTATCCGGATTGTCTAC CTTGTCACTGTGACTCTCACGGATCTCAGGGAGTGTCCTGTAATTCGGATGGTCAGTGCTTGTGTCAGCCCAACTTCGACGGCCGTCAGTGCGATTCGTGTAAGGAGGGCTTCTACAACTTCCCCAGCTGCGAGGACTGCAACTGTGATCCTGCAGGAGTGATCGATAAGTTCGCCGGATGCGGATCGGTGCCCGTGGGTGAGCTGTGCAAGTGCAAGGAGCGAGTGACGGGCAGGATCTGCAATGAGTGCAAGCCTTTGTACTGGAACCTGAACATCAGCAATACCGAGGGATGTGAGATTTGCGATTGTTGGACAGATGGTACTATTTCCGCACTGGACACCTGTACCTCCAAGTCCGGACAGTGTCCCTGTAAGCCGCATACTCAGGGCAGGCGCTGCCAGGAGTGTCGGGATGGCACCTTCGATCTGGACAGTGCCTCGCTCTTTGGCTGCAAGGACTGCAGTTGCGATGTGGGCGGCTCGTGGCAAAGTGTTTGCGACAAGATCAGCGGCCAGTGCAAGTGCCACCCGAGGATTACGGGTCTAGCATGTACCCAGCCACTGACCACCCACTTCTTCCCAACGCTGCATCAGTTCCAATACGAATACGAGGATGGATCACTCCCATCGGGCACTCAGGTGCGCTACGATTACGATGAGGCGGCATTCCCCGGATTTAGCAGTAAGGGCTATGTGGTGTTCAACGCCATTCAGAACGATGTGCGCAACGAGGTTAATGTCTTTAAGTCATCTCTGTACCGGATTGTCCTGCGATACGTGAATCCTAATGCCGAGAATGTCACTGCCACCATTTCGGTTACTTCAGACAATCCTCTGGAGGTGGATCAGCA TGTAAAGGTTCTACTGCAACCCACATCGGAACCTCAGTTCGTAACTGTTGCGGGGCCCTTGGGAGTGAAACCCTCAGCCATTGTTTTGGATCCCGGTCGTTATGTCTTTACCACCAAGGCCAACAAGAATGTGATGCTCGATTACTTTGTTCTCCTACCCGCCGCCTACTACGAAGCCGGAATTCTAACACGCCACATCTCAAATCCCTGTGAACTGGGCAACATGGAGCTGTGCCGTCACTATAAGTACGCCTCTGTGGAAGTGTTCtcaccagcagcaactccatTCGTTATCGGTGAAAACTCTAAGCCGACCAATCCCGTCGAGGTGTACACTGATCCGGAGCATCTGCAGATTGTGAGCCATGTCGGTGATATTCCCGTACTGAGTGGATCCCAAAATGAGCTGCACTACATCGTGGATGTGCCACGAAGTGGTCGGTATATCTTCGTGATTGACTATATCAGCGATAGGAACTTCCCCGACAGTTACTATATCAACTTAAAACTAAAGGATAATCCAGATTCGGAGACATCCGTGCTGTTGTATCCATGCTTATACTCGACTATTTGCCGAACATCAGTTAATGAGGATGGTATGGAGAAGTCCTTCTATATTAACAAGGAGGATTTGCAGCCAGTCATCATCTCT GCTGACATCGAAGATGGTTCCCGTTTCCCGATTATCTCGGTGACAGCAATTCCCGTCGAGCAATGGTCCATTGACTACATCAACCCAAGTCCCGTCTGTGTGATCCATGATCAGCAATGCGCCACTCCGAAATTCCGTTCCGTTCCCGATTCCAAGAAGATTGAGTTCGAAACTGATCATGAGGACCGCATTGCCACCAACAAACCTCCATATGCCTCACTCGATGAACGAGTTAAGTTGGTCCACTTAGACAGTCAAAATGAAGCAACCATCGTGATTGA ATCAAAGGTTGATGCTACGAAACCAAATCTGTTTGTGATCCTTGTGAAGTACTACCAACCGAGCCATCCCAAATACCAGGTGTACTACACGCTGACAGCGGGCAAGAACCAGTATGATGGCAAGTTCGACATTCAGCACTGTCCATCGAGCTCCGGATGCCGCGGTGTGATTCGCCCCGCCGGAGAGGGTTCGTTCGAGATTGACGACGAGTTCAAGTTCACGATCACG ACCGATCGATCCCAGAGCGTTTGGCTGGACTATCTGGTGGTTGTGCCCTTGAAGCAGTACAATGATGACCTACTGGTGGAAGAGACCTTCGACCAGACCAAGGAGTTCATTCAGAACTGCGGCCATGACCACTTCCACATTACCCACAATGCCAGTGATTTCTGCAAGAAATCCGTTTTCTCTCTAACAGCCGATTACAATAGTGGAGCATTGCCTTGCAATTGCGACTACGCCGGATCCACGAGCTTCGAATGTCATCCGTTCGGAGGTCAGTGCCAGTGCAAGCCGAATGTGATTGAGCGCACGTGCGGAGCCTGTCGCAGTAGGTACTACGGATTCCCCGACTGCAAGCCATGCAAGTGTCCCAATAGCGCCATGTGCGAGCCCACCACCGGAGAGTGCATGTGTCCGCCGAATGTCATTGGGGACTTGTGCGAGAAGTGCGCCCCCAACACCTACGGATTCCATCAG GTCATTGGCTGCGAGGAGTGTGCATGCAATCCTATGGGCATTGCCAATGGAAACTCCCAGTGCGATCTGTTCAATGGAACCTGCGAGTGCCGGCAAAATATCGAGGGCAGGGCCTGTGATGTATGCTCCAATGGATACTTTAACTTCCCACACTGCGAGCAGTGCAGTTGCCACAAGCCCGGCACCGAACTGGAGGTGTGTGACAAGATCGATGGCGCCTGCTTCTGCAAGAAGAATGTGGTTGGAAGGGATTGTGACCAGTGTGTGGATGGAACGTACAATCTGCAAGAGTCGAATCCGGATGGTTGCACCACTTGCTTCTGCTTTGGCAAGACTTCGCGATGCGACAGTGCCTATCTAAGAGTTTACAATGTGAGCCTGCTTAAGCATGTGTCCATCAGTACTCCGGAATTCCGCGAGGAGAGCGTCAAGTTTGAGATGTGGCCCGTGCCGGCGGAGGAAATTCTTCTGAATGAGACCACACTGAAGGCAGACTTTACCTTACGGGAGGTCAACGATGAACGACCTGCGTACTTTGGAGTTCTGGACTATCTGCTTAACCAGAATAATCACATCTCTGCTTATGGCGGAGACCTGGCATATACTTTACACTTCACTTCTGGCTTCGACGGCAAATACATTGTGGCTCCGGATGTCATTTTGTTCAGTGAACACAATGTCCTGGTGCATACAAGCTATGAGCAGCCCAACCGAAATGAACCATTCACCAACCGCGTCAATATAGTGGAATCGAATTTCCAGACAGTTTCCGGAAAACCAGTTTCACGAGCTGATTTCATGATGGTTCTGCGGGATTTAAAAGTAATCTTTATCAGAGCCAACTATTGGGAACAGACCTTGGTGACCCACTTGGCCGATGTGTATCTAACCCTTGCCGATGAGGATGCAGATGGCACTGGCGAATACCAATTCCTGGCCGTGGAACGTTGCTCCTGCCCACCTGGTTACTCCGGACACTCGTGCGAGGACTGTGCCCCGGGCTACTACCGAGATCCCAGTGGACCTTATGGTGGTTACTGCATTCCCTGCGAGTGCAATGGCCATTCGGAGACCTGCGATTGCGCTACCGGAATCTGTTCAAAGTGCCAGCATGGAACAGAGGGTGATCACTGTGAGCGCTGTGTGTCCGGTTACTATGGAAACGCCACGAATGGAACACCCGGAGATTGTATGATCTGCGCTTGCCCACTGCCATTTGACTCGAACAACTTCGCCACCAGTTGCGAAATCTCCGAGAGCGGAGACCAAATCCATTGTGAGTGCAAGCCAGGATATACCGGACCCCGTTGCGAGTCTTGCGCCAATGGTTTCTATGGAGAGCCAGAGAGTATAGGACAGGTGTGCAAGCCGTGCGAGTGTTCCGGCAACATCAATCCAGAGGATCAGGGATCTTGCGACACTAGGACCGGTGAATGTCTTCGCTGCTTGAATAACACCTTCGGAGCTGCCTGTAATCTGTGTGCACCTGGATTCTACGGCGATGCTATCAAGCTAAAGAACTGCCAGAGCTGCGACTGTGATGATCTGGGCACTCAGACCTGCGATCCCTTTGTGGGCGTCTGCACCTGTCACGAGAACGTTATTGGCGATCGTTGCGATCGCTGCAAGCCAGATCACTATGGATTTGAGTCGGGTGTTGGGTGCCGAGCCTGCGACTGCGGTGCTGCCTCCAATTCGACGCAGTGTGACCCACACACAGGTCACTGTGCCTGTAAGTCAGGAGTGACAGGACGACAGTGCGATCGATGCGCCGTGGACCATTGGAAATACGAAAAGGACGGTTGCACTCCGTGCAATTGCAATCAGGGATACTCACGAGGATTCGGTTGCAATCCCAACACCGGCAAGTGCCAGTGTCTGCCAGGAGTAATTGGAGATAG ATGCGACGCTTGTCCGAATCGATGGGTACTGATCAAGGATGAGGGCTGTCAGGAGTGCAATAACTGCCACCACGCCCTGTTGGATGTCACTGATCGAATGCGCTATCAGATCGATAGTGTCCTGGAGGATTTCAACAGTGTAACCCTGGCATTCTTCACCAGCCAAAAATTGAACTATTACGACCAACTGGCCGATGAACTGGAGCCCAAGGTTAAGGAATTGGATCCCAACAGCGTGGACCTGAGTCCATCCAAAAAGGCCAACAGCGAATTGGAATCCGATGCCAAGTCCTATGCCAAACAGGTCAACCAGACCCTGGCCAACGCCTTGGATATCCGTGAGCGTTCGAGCACCACTTTGGGTAACATAACAGTTGCTTATGATGAGGCGGTCAAGAGTGCCGACCAGGCCAAGGAAGCCATCGCATCGGTGGAAGCCCTTTCCAAGAACCTCGAGGCCGCAGCGAGCACAAAGATTGATGCTGCTCTGGAGCAAGCACAGCACATTTTGGGACAAATCAACGGAACCAGTATCGAACTTGCACCCAATGAACAAGTCCTGGAAAAGGCGAGGAAACTCTATGAGGAAGTGAACAATCTAGTTCTGCCCATCAAGGAGCAAAACAAGAGCCTCAATGCCCTCAAGAATGATATCGGGGAATTCAGCGACCATCTGGAGGATCTTTTCAACTGGAGCGAGGCTTCACAAGCCAAGTCCGCTGACGTGGAGCGCCGGAATGTGGCCAACCAGAAGGCCTTTGACAACTCTAAATTCGACACCGTTTCGGATCAAAAGCTACAGGCAGAGAAGAACATCTTTGATGCTGGCAATTTCCTCATCAATGGCGATCTGACCCTCAGTCAAATCAACCAGAAGTTGGATAACTTGAGAGATGCTCTGACCGAGCTCAATTCGGTCAATAAAAATGTGGACGAAGAATTACCCGTTAGGGAGGACCAGCATAAGGAGGCGGATGCCCTGACCGATCAGGCCGAACAGAAGGCGGCCGAACTGGCCATTAAGGCCCAGGATCTGGCTGCCCAATACACGGATATGACCGCCAGTGCGGAGCCGGCCATCAAGGCAGCAACTGCCTACTCGGGAATCGTTGAGGCCGTTGAAGCTGCCCAGAAACTCAGTCAGGACGCAATCTCTGCGGCCGGAAATGCCACAGATAAGACAGATGGCATAGAAGAAAGAGCTCATCTCGCTGACACTGGATCTACGGATCTTCTCCAGAGAGCACGCCAATCTCTGCAGAAGGTACAAGACGACCTAGAGCCCCGCCTAAACGCCTCGGCCGGCAAGGTGCAGAAAATCTCAGCCGTGAACAATGCCACCGAACACCAGCTGAAGGATATTAACAAGCTGATTGATCAACTGCCAGCTGAGTCGCAGAGGGATATGTGGAAGAATTCAAATGCCAATGCCAGTGATGCTCTGGAGATTCTAAAGAACGTCCTAGAGATACTCGAACCAGTGAGTGTCCAAACGCCAAAGGAACTCGAGAAGGCGCATGGCATCAATAGAGATTTGGATCTGACCAATAAGGACGTTTCTCAAGCTAACAAACAGCTGGATGACGTAGAAGGATCCGTTTCGAAGCTAAACGAACTGGCAGAGGATATCGAGGAACAGCAGCACCGTGTGGGCAGTCAGAGCCGGCAGTTGGGCCAGGAAATTGAGAACTTGAAGGCCCAAGTGGAGGCTGCTCGCCAGTTGGCCAACAGCATCAAGGTGGGCGTCAATTTCAAGCCAAGCACGATCCTGGAACTGAAGACACCGGAAAAGACCAAGTTGCTGGCCACTCGCACCAATCTATCGACCTACTTCCGCACCACCGAGCCATCCGGTTTCCTTTTATATCTGGGCAATGACAACAAGACCGCCCAGAAGAACAACGACTTTGTGGCCGTTGAGATTGTGAATGGCTATCCGATTCTCACCATAGATTTGGGCAATGGCCCGGAACGCATCACCAGCGATAAGTACGTGGCAGATGGGCGCTGGTATCAGGCTGTTGTGGATCGCATGGGTCCGAACGCCAAGCTAACAATTAGGGAAGAACTACCCAACGGTGATGTGGTTGAGCACAGCAAGTCTGGCTATCTGGAAGGATCCCAGAATATCCTTCATGTGGATAAGAACAGTCGCCTATTTGTTGGTGGCTATCCGGGTATTTCGGACTTCAATGCTCCGCCAGACCTGACCACTAACTCCTTCTCCGGCGACATTGAGGATCTAAAGATTGGCGATGAGAGCGTAGGATTGTGGAACTTTGTATATGGCGATGATAACGACCAGGGCGCTAGGGAGCGGGATGTGCTGCTCGAGAAGAAGAAGCCGGTAACTGGTCTGCGGTTCAAGGGTAATGGATACGTCCAGCTGAACGCCACATCGAACTTGAAGAGCCGCTCCAGCGTCCAGTTCAGCTTCAAGGCAGACAAGGATACTTCCAATGGACTGCTGTTCTTCTACGGAAGGGATAAGCACTACATGAGCATTGAGATGATTGACGGAGCTATCTTCTTCAACATTAGTTTGGGAGAAGGTGGAGGCGTTCAATCCGGCAGCCAGGATCGCTACAATGACAACCAATGGCACAAGGTCCAGGCGGAAAGGGAAAACAGAAACGGCCTTCTCAAGGTCGACGATATAGTAATATCACGGACAAATGCTCCATTGGAAGCGGACTTGGAGTTGCCCAAGCTGAGGAGATTATACTTCGGTGGTCATCCGAGACGTCTGAATACCTCGATAAGTTTGCAACCCAACTTTGATGGCTGCATCGATAATGTGGTGATCAATCAGGGAGTGGTAGACCTTACAGAATACGTAGCTGGCGGCGGAGTTGAGGAAGGATGCTCGGCGAAGTTCTCCACGGTGGTGTCATATGCGCCGCACGAGTACGGATTCCTGAGGATGAACAACGTTTCCTCAGATAACAATCTGCATGTGGTTCTGCACTTCAAGACCACGCAACCGAATGGCGTACTCTTCTATGCTGCCAGTCATGACCAGAGTTCCACCATTGGCCTCAGCCTGCAAGATGGTTTGCTCAAGCTGAACAGCATGGGCAGTCAGTTGGTAATAGACGATCGTATTCTGAACGACGGCGAGGACCATGTGGTTACAGTTCAGCACACCCAAGGTGAACTGCGTCTCTCGGTCGATGATGTGGATAACAAGAG ACTTGGTTCCCCGCAACCACTAATCCTGGAGGGTGGTGACATCTTCTTTGCTGGCTTGCCGGACAACTATCGAACACCGAGGAACGCTTTGGCCTCTTTGGCCTACTTTGTCGGTTGCATCAGCGACGTAACCGTGAACGAGGAGATCATTAACTTTGCCAACAGTGCTGAGAAGAAGAAtggcaacatcaacagctgTCCACCACATGTACTAG CCTACGAACCAAGTTTGGTGCCCAGTTACTATCCAAGTGGAGACAACGAGGTGGAGTCTCCGTGGTCAAACGCCGATACGCTGCCACCACTAAAGCCAGATATTGAAACCACACTACCGCCCACAACGCCCACTACGACCACCACGACAactaccacaacaacaacgactaCTACCACTtcgacaacgacaactacCACGACACCATCCCCGATAGTCATTGATGAGGAGAAGGAGATCGAGGCGAAAACACCGCAAAAGACTCTAACAACACGGCCACCGGCCAAGCTTAATCTTCCCAGCGATGAGCGCTGCAAGTTGCCGGAGCAACCCAATTTCGATGTTGATTTTGCAGAGGCGGGTTACCGATTCTATGGACTGCGAGAGCAGCGCCTGCAGATTAACTCACTGCCGGTGAAGGTACGCCGTCACCATGACATTGGCATCTCTTTCCGTACTGAGCGACCCAACGGCCTGCTCATCTATGCTGGAAGTAAGCAGCGCGATGACTTCATAGCCGTGTATCTTCTGGACGGTCGGGTGACATACGAGATACGGGTGGGTGCACAGCTACAGGCCAAGATCACCAGCGAGGCGGAGCTGAACGACGGCACCTGGCACACCGTGGAGGTGGTGCGGACCCAACGCAAGGTTTCCCTGCTCATCGACAAGTTGGAGCAGCCGGGATCCGTGGATCTGAATGCGGAAAGATCCGCTCCGGTGCTGGCTGTCGAATTGCCCATCTATCTGGGTGGAGTTAATAAGTTCCTGGAGTCGGAGGTAAAGAACCTCACCGATTTCAAGACTGAAGTGCCGTTCTTTAACGGCTGCCTCAAGAACATCAAGTTCGACGCTATGGATCTGGAAACACCACCGGAGGAGTTTGGAGTGGTTCCGTGCTCTGAGCAGGTGGAACGCGGGTTGTTCTTCAATAACCAGAAGGCGTTTGTAAAGATCTTTGATCACTTCGATGTGGGCACTGAGATGAAAATCAGCTTCGATTTCCGACCGAGGGATCCCAACGGATTGCTCTTCTCTGTGCACGGCAAGAACTCTTATGCCATACTCGAGCTGGTAGACAACACCTTGTACTTTACCGTAAAGACCGATCTGAAGAACATTGTGTCCACCAACTATAAGCTGCCCAACAACGAAAGCTTCTGCGATGGCAAGACGCGCAATGTCCAGGCCATCAAATCCAAGTTTGTGATCAACATAGCCGTGGACTTCATTAGCTCCAACCCCGGCGTGGGCAACGAAGGATCAGTGATCACAAGGACCAATCGTCCGCTGTTCTTTGGCGGACATGTGGCCTTCCAGAGGGCCCCGGGCATCAAGACCAAGAAGTCCTTTAAGGGCTGCATCAGCAAGGTGGAGGTTAACCAAAGGATGATCAACATCACGCCGAACATGGTCGTTGGCGATATTTGGCAAGGCTACTGTCCCCTCAACTAA
- the LOC120284791 gene encoding uncharacterized protein LOC120284791 — MVLLRVIKYLVGCVVRVCNELSQNMSSLNKMFKYHLLEVS; from the exons ATGGTGCTGCTGCGAGTGATCAAGTATCTAGTGG GCTGCGTGGTCCGGGTCTGCAACGAGTTGTCCCAGAACATGAGTTCACTGAACAAAATGTTCAAGTACCATTTGCTGGAGGTTAGCTAG